One Flavobacterium sp. 90 DNA segment encodes these proteins:
- a CDS encoding alpha/beta hydrolase → MATKDLTIILVHGAWGDGSHWQHVIPGLVKEGYKVRSVQNPLTSLQDDINKTQDLIDAQEGKVLLVGHSYGGAVISGAGNHEKVVGLIYIAAFAPDAGDSLGALLGRRAGSGGASIYPDAKGFLWIKYDEFHDAFAQDLDKEQALILSLAQKPIHGQCFGDQAGEPAWKTKPSWYQISNFDNMIPPETEKEMAERINPKKTIHLDAGHASLASHPKEVTNLILEAAATF, encoded by the coding sequence ATGGCAACAAAAGATTTAACCATTATTTTGGTTCACGGTGCTTGGGGTGATGGTTCGCATTGGCAACATGTAATTCCGGGATTAGTAAAAGAAGGCTACAAAGTACGAAGTGTTCAAAATCCTTTAACTTCTTTGCAAGATGACATTAACAAAACTCAGGATTTAATTGACGCTCAGGAAGGAAAAGTTTTATTGGTAGGACATTCCTATGGAGGAGCGGTAATTTCAGGAGCGGGAAATCATGAAAAAGTTGTAGGCTTAATTTACATTGCCGCATTTGCTCCTGATGCCGGTGATAGTTTAGGAGCGCTTTTAGGACGCAGAGCCGGATCTGGCGGAGCAAGCATTTATCCGGACGCCAAAGGTTTTTTATGGATTAAGTACGATGAATTTCACGATGCATTTGCTCAGGACTTAGACAAAGAACAGGCATTGATTTTATCTTTGGCACAAAAACCTATACACGGACAATGTTTTGGAGATCAGGCAGGCGAACCTGCATGGAAAACAAAACCAAGCTGGTACCAAATCTCTAATTTTGATAATATGATTCCTCCCGAAACAGAGAAAGAAATGGCAGAGAGAATAAACCCTAAGAAAACAATTCACTTAGATGCAGGACACGCTTCTTTAGCATCACATCCCAAAGAGGTAACAAATTTAATCTTAGAAGCAGCTGCAACATTCTAA
- a CDS encoding 2-hydroxyacid dehydrogenase: protein MSIKILHIDSNHPILWQQLEDAGFENHADFKSSKEEVEAKIQDYNGIVIRSRFKIDKTFLDKATNLQFIARVGAGLESIDCDYAEAKGIHLIAAPEGNRNAVAEHSLGVILSLFNNLNQADAEIKAGHWNRESNRGHELDGKTVGIIGYGNMGKAFAKKLRGFDVEVLFQDILENIGDENARQVSLQELQQKADVLSLHLPWTPQTDKMVNADFINAFSKPFWIINTSRGKNIVTADLVEAMKSKKILGAGLDVLEYEKLSFETLFQDKNTPEAFQYLLEAKNALLTPHIAGWTFESHERLAQVIVDKIKAVYGK, encoded by the coding sequence ATGAGCATAAAAATTCTTCACATCGATAGCAATCACCCAATTTTATGGCAACAATTAGAAGATGCCGGTTTTGAGAATCACGCCGATTTTAAATCTTCAAAAGAAGAAGTTGAAGCTAAAATTCAGGATTATAATGGAATCGTAATCAGAAGCCGTTTTAAAATTGACAAAACGTTTCTGGATAAAGCTACCAATTTACAGTTTATTGCCAGAGTTGGTGCGGGTTTAGAAAGTATCGATTGTGATTATGCCGAAGCAAAAGGAATTCACTTAATCGCTGCTCCCGAAGGTAATCGCAACGCTGTTGCAGAACATTCGCTTGGCGTAATTTTATCACTTTTTAATAATTTGAATCAAGCCGACGCTGAAATTAAAGCCGGACATTGGAATCGTGAAAGCAATCGTGGTCATGAACTTGATGGAAAAACTGTTGGAATTATTGGTTACGGAAATATGGGAAAAGCGTTTGCTAAAAAACTTCGTGGTTTTGATGTAGAAGTTTTGTTTCAAGATATTTTAGAAAATATTGGAGATGAAAATGCCCGACAAGTTTCGTTGCAGGAATTACAGCAAAAAGCAGATGTTTTGAGTTTGCATCTTCCGTGGACTCCGCAAACGGATAAAATGGTCAATGCTGATTTTATAAACGCGTTTTCGAAGCCATTTTGGATTATAAATACTTCTCGCGGCAAAAATATCGTCACGGCAGATTTAGTTGAAGCCATGAAGTCTAAAAAGATTCTGGGTGCAGGTTTGGATGTTCTAGAGTATGAGAAATTATCTTTTGAAACATTATTTCAGGATAAAAATACTCCCGAAGCTTTTCAATATTTACTGGAAGCCAAAAATGCTTTATTAACGCCTCATATTGCCGGTTGGACTTTTGAGAGCCACGAGCGTTTGGCGCAGGTTATCGTAGATAAAATCAAAGCGGTTTACGGTAAATAA
- a CDS encoding DUF805 domain-containing protein — protein MIEWYKKVVFENYSNFKGRARRSEYWYFALANGLISVLLLALGAIIGGLLGDVPTGLIIGYALFLGLYVPATFLPGLAVIVRRLHDVGKSGWFYFIAFIPFIGAIWILILFCTEGTQGPNQYGPDPKNDIEDINEIGKVELQ, from the coding sequence ATGATTGAATGGTACAAAAAAGTGGTTTTTGAAAACTATAGTAATTTTAAAGGTCGTGCAAGAAGAAGTGAATACTGGTATTTTGCACTTGCTAATGGGTTAATTTCTGTTTTATTATTAGCTCTTGGAGCTATTATTGGCGGGCTTTTGGGAGATGTTCCTACAGGTTTAATCATAGGATATGCTCTTTTTTTAGGGCTTTATGTTCCGGCAACCTTTTTGCCAGGTTTGGCTGTTATTGTCAGAAGATTACATGATGTTGGTAAAAGTGGGTGGTTTTATTTTATAGCTTTTATTCCGTTCATTGGAGCTATTTGGATATTGATTTTATTTTGTACTGAAGGTACTCAAGGACCAAATCAATATGGACCAGATCCTAAAAATGATATTGAAGACATCAATGAAATTGGAAAAGTTGAATTACAATAA
- a CDS encoding TM2 domain-containing protein — translation MENTKPEAWNTPTPQTRPENKKVVAGVLAILLGVFGVHKFILGYTQEGIIQLVIGIVTCGAISSLIGLIEGIIYLTKTDEEFYQTYQVGKKGWF, via the coding sequence ATGGAAAATACTAAACCAGAGGCGTGGAATACGCCAACACCACAGACGAGACCAGAGAATAAAAAAGTTGTTGCCGGAGTTTTGGCAATTTTATTAGGCGTATTTGGCGTGCATAAATTTATTTTAGGATATACTCAAGAGGGAATAATTCAATTAGTTATTGGTATCGTTACTTGTGGAGCAATTAGTAGTCTTATTGGTCTTATCGAAGGAATTATCTATTTGACTAAAACAGACGAAGAGTTTTATCAAACGTACCAGGTTGGTAAAAAAGGCTGGTTCTAA
- a CDS encoding TM2 domain-containing protein, which translates to MENTQQEFGVTKPENKKVVSGIFAILLGYLGVHKFYLGYTKEGIIQLLLTFACGIGAVIGLIEGIIYLTKTDEEFYQTYQVGRKPWF; encoded by the coding sequence ATGGAAAATACACAACAAGAATTTGGAGTTACCAAGCCTGAAAATAAAAAAGTTGTAAGCGGAATCTTTGCAATTTTACTAGGTTATTTAGGAGTTCATAAATTTTATTTAGGTTACACTAAAGAGGGAATTATTCAGCTTCTTCTAACTTTTGCATGTGGAATAGGTGCAGTCATTGGTCTTATCGAAGGAATTATCTACTTGACTAAAACAGATGAAGAGTTTTATCAAACATATCAGGTTGGTAGAAAACCTTGGTTCTAA
- a CDS encoding lysophospholipid acyltransferase family protein encodes MGLVTAKEVAKAINVEKYGVLGTFSGWILMKVLKISTLNKIYDHNKHLEDVAFLNGILDEMEIKFEIPEEDLKRLPKDGAYITISNHPLGGIDGILLLKLMLEREPNFKIIANFLLHRIVPLKKYIMPVNPFENHKDAKSSVVGIKETLRHLSDGKPLGIFPAGEVSTYKDGKLVVDKPWEEGALKLIRKAKVPVVPIYFHAKNSKLFYWLSKIDDTLRTAKLPSELLTQKDRVIKVRIGKPISVNEQNEIESFEEYSEFLRKKTYMLANPFEKDSKLLDTASLKIPKAPKKIVTPASESKMLDEVNMLRNSDCRLLQSKNYEVFFARAKSIPNVLHEIGRLREITFREVGEGTNESIDLDKFDQYYHHMFLWDDETKKIAGAYRMGLGSEIYRKYGIEGFYLNDLFRFEPELHDMMHKSIEMGRAFIIKEYQQKPMPLFLLWKGIIHTTLRYPEHKYLLGGVSISNQFSDFSKSLMIEFMKSNYYDPYIAQYIHPKKAYKVKLKDADKDFIFDEAESDLNKFDKIIDELEPGNLRLPVLIKKYIKQNARVVAFNVDPLFNNAIDGLMYIRIADIPESTMKPVIEEFQIELERKLSEKED; translated from the coding sequence ATGGGTTTAGTTACCGCGAAAGAAGTTGCAAAGGCAATAAATGTTGAGAAGTACGGAGTTCTTGGTACTTTTTCAGGCTGGATTCTTATGAAGGTTCTTAAGATCTCAACCCTTAATAAAATTTACGATCATAATAAACATTTAGAGGATGTTGCGTTTTTGAATGGGATCTTGGATGAAATGGAAATTAAGTTCGAAATTCCGGAAGAAGATCTAAAACGTTTACCTAAAGATGGCGCGTATATCACCATTTCAAATCATCCGCTTGGAGGAATTGATGGTATTTTGCTTTTGAAATTAATGCTCGAAAGAGAACCAAATTTCAAAATCATCGCTAACTTTTTATTACACAGAATTGTTCCGCTTAAAAAATATATAATGCCGGTTAATCCTTTTGAAAATCATAAGGATGCTAAATCGAGCGTTGTTGGAATCAAAGAAACTTTACGCCATTTAAGTGATGGAAAGCCGTTGGGAATTTTCCCTGCCGGGGAAGTTTCTACCTATAAAGATGGAAAACTAGTAGTTGACAAACCTTGGGAAGAAGGCGCTTTAAAGTTAATTAGAAAAGCTAAAGTTCCTGTAGTTCCAATTTATTTTCATGCTAAGAACAGTAAATTATTTTATTGGCTTTCTAAAATTGATGATACTTTGCGAACTGCAAAATTACCATCAGAATTGCTTACGCAGAAAGATCGTGTAATTAAAGTTCGTATTGGAAAACCGATTTCTGTAAATGAGCAAAACGAAATTGAATCGTTTGAAGAGTACTCAGAATTTTTAAGAAAGAAAACCTATATGCTTGCAAATCCTTTTGAAAAGGATAGCAAACTATTAGATACCGCAAGTTTAAAAATACCAAAAGCACCTAAAAAAATCGTAACACCTGCAAGTGAATCAAAAATGCTTGACGAGGTAAATATGCTAAGAAACAGCGATTGCCGTTTGTTACAAAGTAAAAATTACGAGGTGTTTTTTGCAAGAGCAAAATCAATTCCGAATGTTTTGCACGAAATTGGTCGTTTGCGTGAAATCACTTTTCGTGAAGTTGGCGAAGGAACAAATGAATCTATCGATTTAGATAAATTTGACCAATATTATCACCATATGTTTTTATGGGATGATGAAACTAAAAAAATCGCGGGTGCTTACCGAATGGGATTAGGTTCTGAGATTTACCGTAAATACGGAATAGAAGGTTTCTATTTGAATGACTTATTTAGATTTGAACCAGAACTTCATGATATGATGCATAAGTCTATAGAAATGGGTCGCGCATTTATCATCAAAGAATATCAGCAAAAACCAATGCCTTTGTTCTTATTATGGAAAGGTATTATTCATACAACTTTACGTTATCCTGAACATAAATATTTATTAGGTGGTGTGAGTATTAGCAATCAATTCTCTGACTTTTCGAAATCATTGATGATTGAGTTCATGAAATCGAATTATTACGATCCATACATTGCACAATATATTCACCCGAAAAAGGCTTATAAAGTAAAACTGAAAGACGCTGATAAAGATTTTATCTTCGACGAAGCAGAATCTGATTTGAATAAGTTTGATAAAATCATTGATGAATTAGAACCAGGAAATCTACGTTTACCTGTTTTAATCAAAAAGTACATCAAGCAAAACGCACGTGTTGTAGCTTTTAACGTCGATCCTTTGTTCAATAATGCTATCGATGGTTTAATGTACATTAGAATCGCAGATATTCCGGAAAGCACTATGAAACCGGTTATCGAAGAGTTTCAAATAGAATTGGAGCGCAAATTATCTGAGAAAGAAGATTAA
- a CDS encoding exodeoxyribonuclease III, protein MKIISYNVNGIRAAITKGFIEWLQHANPDVICLQEIKATQEQIPVDDITAAGYPYQYYYPATKKGYSGVAILSKIKPNNIVFGTGIHHMDFEGRNLRADFDDCSVMSLYLPSGTNIERLDHKFMFMDDFQTYINELKLTIPNLIICGDYNICHEAIDIHDPVRNKTVSGFLPAERAWLDGFMKSGFIDSFRHFNKDPHHYSWWSYRAGARGNNKGWRIDYNLVSDSLQHRLKRAVILPDAVHSDHCPVLVEIE, encoded by the coding sequence ATGAAAATTATTTCTTATAATGTAAACGGAATACGTGCCGCAATTACCAAAGGTTTTATCGAATGGCTGCAACATGCTAATCCAGATGTGATTTGCCTTCAGGAAATAAAAGCTACACAAGAGCAAATTCCCGTAGACGATATTACAGCTGCAGGTTATCCATATCAATATTATTATCCGGCTACTAAAAAAGGATATAGTGGCGTGGCTATCTTATCTAAAATTAAACCAAACAATATCGTTTTTGGAACCGGAATTCATCACATGGATTTTGAAGGTCGTAACCTTCGCGCTGATTTTGATGATTGTTCTGTAATGAGTTTATACCTTCCTTCAGGAACAAATATTGAAAGATTAGATCATAAATTTATGTTTATGGATGATTTTCAAACTTATATCAACGAGCTAAAACTTACGATTCCAAATCTTATTATTTGCGGTGATTACAACATTTGCCATGAAGCTATAGATATTCACGATCCGGTACGTAACAAAACCGTTTCGGGATTTTTACCGGCAGAACGTGCGTGGCTTGACGGGTTTATGAAATCTGGTTTCATTGATAGTTTTCGCCATTTCAACAAAGATCCGCATCATTATTCCTGGTGGAGTTACCGCGCCGGAGCCAGAGGAAACAACAAAGGTTGGCGTATCGATTATAATTTGGTAAGCGATTCTTTGCAACATCGTTTAAAACGTGCTGTGATTCTTCCGGATGCTGTGCATTCAGATCATTGCCCGGTTTTAGTTGAGATAGAATAA
- a CDS encoding OmpA family protein has translation MIKKASIGLLVVAMSMTSCVSKKIYNDLETKYSDLKKENRSIADENASLQKSKNQLELDRDALTKDLNDTKADLAKQKADLAAAQNKYKVLQDSYNALEKNSNDALESNMAKNRELLAQLEAKSKKLADEQARLDKTASRLNELEAMIAAKEAAMKKLKETLSKALNGFEGKGLTVEQKNGKVYVSMENKLLFNSGSWAVGVEGRKAVVELGKVLGDNPDLSVLIEGHTDDDPYAGSGPIANNWDLSTKRATAIVAILSENTKINKQKLTAAGRSEFSPLASNATPEGKAKNRRIEIILTPRLDEIAEMLNSIN, from the coding sequence ATGATTAAAAAGGCCTCTATCGGATTACTGGTTGTAGCAATGTCTATGACTTCATGTGTATCCAAGAAAATTTACAACGATCTTGAAACAAAATATTCAGATCTAAAAAAAGAAAATCGCTCAATTGCAGATGAAAATGCGAGTTTGCAAAAATCAAAAAATCAGCTAGAATTAGATCGTGATGCTTTAACCAAAGATCTAAACGACACAAAGGCTGATCTTGCAAAGCAAAAAGCAGATTTGGCTGCAGCACAAAATAAATATAAGGTTTTGCAGGATTCTTATAATGCATTAGAGAAAAACAGCAATGATGCATTAGAAAGTAATATGGCTAAAAACCGTGAATTGTTGGCTCAATTAGAAGCAAAATCTAAAAAACTAGCGGATGAACAAGCGCGCTTAGACAAAACAGCAAGTCGTCTAAACGAACTTGAAGCTATGATTGCAGCAAAAGAAGCTGCAATGAAAAAACTAAAAGAAACTTTGTCAAAAGCCTTAAACGGTTTTGAAGGTAAAGGTCTTACAGTAGAACAGAAAAATGGAAAAGTATATGTTTCTATGGAAAACAAATTGCTTTTCAATTCAGGAAGTTGGGCAGTTGGAGTAGAAGGTAGAAAAGCAGTTGTAGAACTAGGAAAAGTTTTGGGTGATAATCCGGATCTTTCGGTTCTTATTGAAGGACACACAGATGATGATCCTTATGCAGGTTCAGGACCAATTGCAAACAACTGGGATTTATCGACAAAAAGAGCAACTGCAATTGTTGCTATTTTAAGTGAAAACACTAAAATCAACAAACAAAAATTAACGGCAGCAGGTCGCAGCGAGTTTTCTCCTCTTGCAAGTAATGCAACTCCGGAAGGAAAAGCTAAAAACCGTAGAATCGAAATCATCTTAACGCCAAGATTAGATGAAATCGCTGAAATGCTTAATAGTATTAATTAA
- a CDS encoding aldo/keto reductase, with protein sequence MKYTTLPNTDIKVSKINLGTMTFGQQNTEAEGHQQMDYALEKGVNFFDTAEMYSVPAREETYGSTEKIIGTWFKKSGNRDKVVLASKIAGPNPNFTYMREKGDFSPESIKYAVENSLKRLQTDYIDLYQMHWPERLTNYFGQRGFKDHDAIWEDNFRTVLETFDELIKEGKIKHIGVSNENAWGMMRFLEESKYHNLPRIKTVQNPYNLLNRLFEVGSAEVSKYENVGLLAYSPLAFGVLTGKFLTGEAHPNARINLFPQYTRYNSEQCTQATKLYQEIAHKHGLTLTELAMGFVLQQPFLTSAIIGATTMEQLKENIDTIDVFLSKEILTEIAAVQAIIPDPAP encoded by the coding sequence ATGAAATACACAACATTACCCAACACGGATATAAAAGTTAGTAAAATAAACCTCGGAACAATGACTTTCGGGCAACAGAATACAGAAGCCGAGGGACATCAACAAATGGATTATGCACTTGAAAAAGGTGTTAATTTTTTTGATACTGCCGAAATGTATTCGGTTCCGGCACGTGAAGAAACTTACGGAAGTACCGAGAAAATAATTGGAACCTGGTTCAAGAAATCGGGAAATCGTGACAAGGTGGTTTTGGCCTCTAAAATTGCGGGACCCAATCCAAATTTTACGTACATGCGTGAAAAGGGAGATTTCTCTCCGGAAAGCATTAAATATGCTGTAGAAAATAGTTTAAAACGTCTTCAAACAGATTATATCGACTTATATCAAATGCATTGGCCGGAACGATTGACCAATTATTTTGGACAACGCGGATTTAAAGATCACGATGCTATTTGGGAAGATAATTTCAGAACGGTCTTAGAAACTTTTGACGAGTTAATCAAAGAAGGAAAAATAAAACATATTGGAGTTTCGAACGAAAATGCGTGGGGAATGATGCGTTTCCTGGAAGAAAGTAAATATCACAACTTACCAAGAATCAAAACGGTTCAAAATCCTTATAACTTATTGAATCGCCTTTTTGAAGTTGGTTCTGCCGAAGTTTCTAAATATGAAAATGTTGGTTTATTGGCGTATTCTCCTTTAGCATTTGGAGTTTTAACGGGTAAGTTTTTAACGGGAGAAGCGCATCCAAATGCGAGAATCAATCTTTTTCCGCAATACACACGTTATAATAGCGAACAATGTACACAAGCAACAAAATTGTATCAGGAAATCGCTCATAAACACGGTTTGACTTTAACTGAATTGGCAATGGGATTTGTGTTGCAACAACCGTTTTTAACAAGTGCGATTATTGGTGCAACGACAATGGAACAATTAAAAGAAAACATCGATACAATTGATGTGTTTTTGTCAAAAGAAATTTTGACCGAGATTGCAGCAGTTCAGGCGATAATTCCTGATCCTGCGCCGTAA
- a CDS encoding biosynthetic peptidoglycan transglycosylase translates to MKFPKLNIPKQKIFKALKILAVVLVLILIGLYYFRDSLLKQAIAKVTHKMAVDYNSTFSVKSASFEGLSGIKLTDVILVPKNADTLCHIHKIETSISLANLLIGDVQVGTLKVDNGYIQLVKKGNVRNFDAFLKKDRSDTDKNEKRKYAAFAYRIISKLLNLVPTDMDLKNLNFRIDDNGKKTSIAINKLVLDNKQLETNLHVQSKDFDQRWNIKGFADPRNKKADIRFFNLDTGAIRVPYLDERYNLKASFDSIRLNVQNIEKDGSELHIDGYTSITNLKINHPKIASKDVIIKNARFDYRFLLGNDFISIDSTSTMQLNKIKLHPYVSYDTEKDTTYTLKVDIPKMKAQDFIVSLPDGLFTHFQGMEATGNFDYKLDFKFNKNKPNTLVFDSKLNKEDLKITKYGEADLNKLNGEFVYRAIIQNVLQRPVLVGNANPNYTPLDQISPYLRKCVLTTEDPSFFSHRGFINEAFKQSILKNIRTKKFSRGASTISMQLIKNVFLTREKTLSRKLEEILLVYILENNRVVSKERMLEVYFNIIEWGPNVYGIGEASHFYFQKSPSALNVDECLFLATIIPKPRKFMYQFNDQGNLKDFAVKNQKFLRNLMFRRGLLIPEDTLGQLPVYISGNARSLIRIKAPDSTAVPADSLSISDEFDL, encoded by the coding sequence ATGAAATTTCCAAAACTAAATATTCCAAAACAAAAAATATTTAAAGCCTTAAAAATACTTGCCGTAGTATTGGTCTTGATTTTAATTGGTCTTTACTACTTTCGTGATTCGCTTTTAAAACAAGCTATTGCTAAAGTTACACACAAAATGGCGGTCGATTACAACAGTACATTTTCTGTAAAATCAGCTTCTTTTGAAGGTTTATCCGGAATTAAACTAACAGATGTTATTTTGGTTCCCAAAAATGCGGACACACTTTGCCACATTCATAAAATAGAAACCAGCATAAGTTTGGCCAATTTATTAATTGGAGATGTTCAGGTTGGAACTTTAAAAGTGGACAACGGATATATTCAATTGGTTAAAAAAGGAAATGTCCGCAATTTTGATGCTTTTCTAAAAAAAGACAGATCAGATACCGATAAAAATGAAAAAAGAAAATATGCCGCTTTTGCATATCGTATTATTTCAAAACTACTGAATTTGGTTCCGACTGATATGGATTTAAAAAATCTAAATTTCAGAATAGACGATAACGGCAAAAAGACGTCAATTGCCATAAATAAACTCGTTTTAGACAACAAACAACTCGAAACCAATCTTCATGTTCAAAGCAAAGATTTTGATCAGCGCTGGAACATAAAAGGTTTTGCAGATCCAAGAAACAAAAAAGCAGATATCCGATTCTTTAATTTAGATACAGGCGCCATTCGTGTTCCTTATTTAGACGAACGCTACAACCTGAAAGCAAGCTTTGATTCGATCCGATTAAATGTTCAAAACATAGAAAAAGACGGAAGCGAATTGCATATCGACGGTTATACTTCGATCACAAATTTGAAAATCAATCATCCAAAAATTGCCAGCAAAGATGTAATTATCAAAAATGCGCGTTTTGATTATCGCTTTTTATTGGGGAATGACTTTATTTCGATTGACAGCACTTCGACGATGCAGTTGAATAAGATAAAATTGCATCCGTACGTTTCTTATGATACCGAAAAAGACACGACTTATACTTTGAAAGTCGATATTCCGAAAATGAAAGCGCAGGATTTTATCGTTTCATTACCTGACGGATTGTTTACGCACTTTCAGGGAATGGAAGCAACCGGAAACTTCGATTACAAACTCGATTTCAAATTCAATAAAAACAAACCAAATACTCTGGTTTTTGACAGTAAACTAAACAAGGAAGATTTAAAAATCACCAAATACGGTGAAGCCGATTTAAATAAACTAAACGGTGAATTTGTCTATCGCGCTATTATTCAAAATGTGTTACAACGTCCGGTTTTGGTTGGAAACGCCAATCCTAATTACACGCCATTAGATCAGATTTCGCCTTATTTAAGAAAATGTGTTCTTACAACCGAAGATCCTTCGTTCTTCTCTCATCGCGGATTCATCAATGAAGCTTTCAAACAATCTATTCTAAAGAATATCAGAACCAAAAAGTTCTCTCGTGGCGCCAGTACAATTAGTATGCAGCTAATTAAAAACGTTTTCCTCACGCGCGAAAAAACGCTTTCGCGAAAGTTAGAAGAAATATTACTCGTTTATATTCTTGAAAATAACCGTGTGGTAAGCAAAGAAAGAATGCTCGAAGTTTATTTCAATATCATAGAATGGGGACCAAATGTATACGGAATTGGCGAAGCAAGTCATTTCTATTTCCAAAAAAGTCCTTCGGCTTTAAATGTTGACGAATGTTTGTTTTTGGCAACGATTATTCCGAAACCAAGAAAATTCATGTATCAGTTTAACGATCAGGGCAATCTGAAAGATTTCGCAGTAAAAAACCAGAAATTCTTGAGAAACTTAATGTTCCGCCGTGGTTTATTAATTCCAGAAGATACACTTGGACAATTACCGGTTTATATTTCCGGAAATGCTCGTTCGTTAATACGAATCAAAGCTCCGGATTCGACAGCTGTTCCAGCGGATTCTTTATCTATTAGTGATGAATTTGATTTGTAG
- the radA gene encoding DNA repair protein RadA: protein MSKVKTSFFCQNCGTQYAKWQGQCNACKEWNTIAEEIIQKQEKVAWKSEPTPSGKAPRPLKINEIDSALEIRMDTTDGELNRVLGGGIVPGSLTLLGGEPGIGKSTLLLQISLKLPYKTLYVSGEESQKQIKMRAERITPNSDNCYILTETKTQNIFKQIEAIQPEIVIIDSIQTLHTDYIESTAGSISQIRETTAELIKFAKETNIPVILIGHITKDGNIAGPKILEHMVDTVLQFEGDRNHVYRILRSLKNRFGSTAELGIYEMLGSGLREVSNPSEILISHKDEEMSGTAIATTMEGMRPLMIEIQSLVSTAVYGTPQRSTTGYNAKRLNMILAVLEKRAGFRLGAKDVFLNVTGGISVDDPAIDLAVVAAILSSNEDIPVTKGFCFAGEVGLSGEIRPVNRVDQRIQEAEKLGFTTIFVSKYNKIALKNTGIKIELVAKIEDIASILFG, encoded by the coding sequence ATGTCAAAAGTTAAAACTTCTTTTTTTTGCCAAAACTGCGGAACCCAATATGCCAAATGGCAAGGACAATGCAATGCGTGCAAAGAATGGAATACAATTGCCGAGGAAATTATTCAGAAACAGGAAAAAGTAGCCTGGAAAAGTGAACCTACTCCAAGCGGTAAAGCGCCTCGCCCGTTAAAAATTAACGAAATTGATTCGGCGCTGGAAATCCGTATGGATACAACCGACGGCGAATTAAACCGTGTTCTTGGTGGCGGAATTGTTCCGGGATCTTTAACACTTTTAGGTGGTGAACCCGGAATTGGAAAAAGTACGCTTTTACTTCAAATCTCCCTAAAATTACCTTATAAAACACTTTATGTTTCTGGTGAAGAAAGCCAGAAACAGATAAAAATGCGTGCCGAAAGAATAACGCCAAATAGCGACAATTGCTATATTCTAACGGAAACTAAAACGCAAAACATATTCAAACAAATTGAAGCGATTCAGCCTGAGATTGTGATTATCGATTCGATCCAGACTTTACATACCGATTATATCGAATCGACTGCCGGAAGTATTTCTCAGATTAGAGAAACTACTGCTGAACTAATTAAATTTGCCAAAGAAACCAATATTCCGGTTATTTTAATTGGACATATTACAAAAGACGGAAATATTGCCGGACCAAAAATTCTGGAACATATGGTTGACACCGTTTTACAATTTGAAGGCGATCGAAATCACGTTTACAGAATCTTGCGTTCCTTAAAAAACCGTTTTGGCTCAACTGCCGAATTAGGAATTTACGAAATGCTTGGAAGTGGATTAAGAGAAGTTTCTAATCCATCAGAAATATTGATTTCGCACAAAGACGAAGAAATGTCGGGAACTGCAATTGCCACAACCATGGAAGGCATGCGTCCGCTAATGATCGAAATACAATCGTTGGTAAGTACTGCAGTTTACGGAACGCCACAACGCAGTACGACTGGTTACAACGCCAAAAGGCTAAACATGATTCTGGCGGTTTTAGAAAAAAGAGCCGGATTTCGCTTAGGCGCAAAAGACGTTTTCCTCAATGTTACTGGCGGAATTTCTGTTGATGATCCTGCAATTGACTTAGCAGTTGTTGCAGCTATTTTATCGTCAAACGAAGATATTCCGGTTACTAAAGGTTTCTGTTTTGCAGGTGAAGTTGGACTTTCGGGAGAAATCCGACCTGTAAATCGCGTAGATCAAAGAATTCAGGAAGCCGAAAAATTAGGATTCACCACTATATTTGTATCTAAGTACAATAAAATAGCCTTAAAAAACACTGGAATCAAAATTGAGCTTGTTGCTAAAATTGAAGATATTGCCAGTATTCTTTTTGGGTGA